In Deltaproteobacteria bacterium, the following proteins share a genomic window:
- the ccsA gene encoding cytochrome c biogenesis protein CcsA, protein MELILLPLVLALYLAATVGFVTHLLTGREQLRRLALWVLAAAFALDAAAIVARSLASGAPAITSFHDQLSLFAWLTVGIYLWLQRRYPLTVLGSLVSPMAFLFVLSAYVFYSGNRDFTRSPNNLWLPAHIAPAFLGYAILAVAFCISLAYLLQEQQLKAKRKSGLRQRLPSLETLDELNFRFVTWGFALFTIGIITGSALAKQRWGAFWSWEPVQLWSLVTWLLYAILLHTRLTGWRGRRAATLTIVGFALLVVSFLSVNLLSAGRHSAVG, encoded by the coding sequence ATGGAACTTATACTGCTCCCGTTGGTGCTCGCGCTCTATCTCGCCGCCACCGTCGGCTTCGTCACCCACCTGCTCACGGGGCGGGAGCAACTCCGCCGCCTGGCCCTGTGGGTACTGGCCGCGGCCTTCGCGCTCGATGCCGCGGCCATCGTCGCCCGCTCGCTGGCCTCAGGCGCGCCGGCCATCACTTCCTTCCACGATCAGCTCTCGCTCTTCGCTTGGCTCACTGTCGGGATCTACCTGTGGCTGCAGCGGCGCTATCCGCTGACGGTGCTGGGCTCACTGGTCAGCCCGATGGCCTTCCTGTTCGTGTTGTCCGCCTATGTGTTCTACTCCGGCAATCGCGACTTCACCCGCAGCCCAAACAATCTGTGGTTGCCCGCGCACATCGCGCCGGCATTCCTCGGCTACGCCATTCTCGCGGTCGCGTTCTGCATCAGCCTGGCCTACTTGCTCCAGGAGCAGCAGCTCAAAGCCAAGCGCAAGAGCGGCCTGCGCCAGCGCCTGCCCTCGCTGGAGACCCTGGATGAACTCAACTTCCGCTTCGTGACCTGGGGCTTCGCCCTGTTCACGATCGGCATCATCACCGGCTCGGCCTTGGCCAAGCAGCGCTGGGGCGCCTTCTGGTCATGGGAGCCGGTGCAGCTGTGGTCGCTGGTTACTTGGTTGCTGTACGCTATCCTTTTGCATACCCGGCTGACCGGGTGGCGCGGCCGGCGCGCCGCCACCCTGACGATCGTCGGCTTCGCGCTGCTGGTGGTGTCGTTCCTGAGCGTCAACCTGCTCTCCGCCGGCCGTCACAGCGCAGTAGGATGA
- the hemB gene encoding porphobilinogen synthase, translated as MEYPTLRLRRLRKTETLRRMTRETRLSVDQLIMPLFVVPGRNLSRPVSSMPGVAQLSADRAVEECKAISDLGIPAVILFGIPDNKDSIGSSAYRDDGVVQQALRAIKRAVPGLVLITDVCLCEYTDHGHCGVIAAGEVDNDATNDLLAKEALSHVRAGADMVAPSDMMDGRVSAIRDALDEQGCEHIPIMAYAAKFASAFYGPFREAAQSAPQFGDRRSYQMDPPNGDEALREVELDIGEGADIVMVKPALAYLDLIWRVKQEFGYPTAAYSVSGEYAMIKAAAQQGWLDEERVMMETLIAIRRAGADLILTYFAKDAARVLARR; from the coding sequence ATGGAATATCCCACCCTGCGCCTGCGCCGGCTGCGCAAAACCGAGACCTTGCGCCGCATGACGCGGGAAACCCGGCTCAGCGTTGACCAGCTCATCATGCCGCTGTTCGTCGTGCCGGGCCGCAACCTCAGCCGCCCGGTCAGCAGCATGCCGGGGGTGGCCCAGCTCTCCGCCGACCGCGCCGTCGAGGAGTGCAAAGCCATCAGTGACCTCGGCATACCGGCAGTGATCCTGTTCGGCATCCCCGACAACAAGGACAGCATCGGCTCGTCCGCCTACCGTGACGACGGCGTGGTGCAGCAGGCGTTGCGCGCGATCAAGCGGGCGGTGCCTGGCCTGGTGCTGATCACCGACGTCTGCCTGTGCGAGTACACCGATCACGGCCACTGCGGGGTGATCGCCGCGGGCGAAGTCGACAACGACGCCACCAACGATCTGCTGGCTAAAGAAGCTTTGTCACACGTGCGCGCGGGTGCCGACATGGTGGCGCCCTCCGACATGATGGACGGGCGCGTCAGCGCCATTCGCGACGCCCTCGACGAACAGGGCTGCGAGCACATTCCGATCATGGCCTACGCCGCCAAGTTTGCTTCGGCCTTCTACGGTCCGTTTCGCGAAGCCGCGCAGTCGGCGCCGCAGTTCGGCGACCGGCGCTCGTATCAGATGGACCCACCCAACGGCGACGAAGCCTTGCGCGAAGTCGAGCTGGACATCGGCGAGGGTGCCGACATCGTGATGGTGAAACCGGCGCTCGCCTACCTCGATCTCATTTGGCGCGTAAAGCAAGAGTTCGGTTATCCCACCGCCGCCTACAGCGTCAGCGGCGAGTACGCCATGATCAAAGCCGCTGCCCAGCAGGGCTGGCTCGACGAAGAGCGCGTGATGATGGAAACCCTCATCGCCATCCGCCGCGCCGGCGCCGATCTCATCCTCACCTACTTCGCCAAAGACGCCGCCCGCGTCCTGGCGCGCCGTTAA
- a CDS encoding glutamyl-tRNA reductase produces the protein MSADIVIVGVNHRTAPVDVREQLALANGKLDDAYRDLIDPGPLQEAVVVSTCNRVEVVAYADDPQAAAERIVDFLATQNGLPRERFDAHLYRYRGREAVQHLFRVAASLDSMVIGEPQILGQLKEFYARAATVGAVRTVLHRCFHKSFSVAKRIRTETGIAAKAVSVSSAAVELARNIFDRLEDKTAMLIGAGEMSELAARHLLASGIGTMIVTNRTFDRAVELAREFRGTPVPYEHFPRYLPMADIVIGSTAAPTHVLTPALINEALHERKQRPMFLVDVSVPRAFDPAINKIDNVYLYDIDDLADVSEDNLAERQREAAKAELIVEAEVNSFWHWLSGLDVVPTIVALREKVETIRRRELDKTFSTMKDLSPRQREGLEALTAAIVNKILHAPIKHLKRHDPQSESFVIDAARQLFDLEEPEDKESK, from the coding sequence ATGAGCGCAGACATCGTCATTGTCGGTGTCAACCACCGCACCGCGCCGGTGGATGTGCGCGAGCAGCTCGCCCTCGCCAACGGCAAGCTCGACGACGCTTATCGCGACCTCATCGACCCCGGCCCGCTACAGGAAGCGGTGGTGGTATCGACCTGCAACCGGGTCGAAGTGGTGGCTTACGCTGACGACCCGCAGGCGGCAGCGGAACGAATCGTCGATTTCCTGGCAACACAGAACGGACTGCCGCGCGAGCGCTTCGACGCGCACCTCTATCGCTACCGTGGCCGCGAGGCGGTGCAGCACCTTTTTCGGGTGGCCGCCAGCCTCGACTCGATGGTGATCGGCGAGCCGCAGATTCTCGGCCAGCTCAAGGAGTTCTATGCCCGAGCAGCCACCGTCGGCGCGGTGCGCACGGTGTTACATCGCTGCTTTCACAAGTCCTTCTCCGTGGCCAAGCGCATCCGCACCGAGACCGGCATCGCCGCCAAGGCCGTCTCCGTCAGCTCGGCCGCGGTCGAGTTGGCGCGTAACATCTTCGATCGCCTGGAAGACAAGACCGCCATGTTGATCGGCGCCGGCGAAATGAGCGAGCTGGCCGCCCGCCACCTGCTCGCCAGCGGCATCGGCACCATGATCGTCACCAACCGCACCTTCGACCGCGCCGTCGAACTGGCGCGCGAGTTTCGCGGCACCCCGGTGCCTTACGAGCACTTCCCGCGCTACTTACCCATGGCCGACATCGTCATCGGCTCGACCGCCGCCCCCACCCACGTGCTCACGCCGGCGCTGATCAACGAGGCGTTGCACGAACGCAAGCAGCGCCCGATGTTCTTGGTCGACGTCAGTGTACCGCGCGCCTTCGATCCGGCGATCAACAAGATCGACAACGTCTACCTTTACGACATCGACGACCTGGCGGACGTGAGCGAGGACAATCTCGCCGAGCGCCAGCGCGAAGCCGCCAAGGCCGAGTTGATCGTCGAAGCCGAGGTCAACAGCTTCTGGCACTGGCTGAGCGGACTCGATGTAGTGCCGACCATCGTTGCCCTGCGCGAGAAGGTCGAAACCATCCGCCGCCGTGAACTCGACAAGACCTTCAGCACCATGAAAGATCTATCGCCGCGCCAGCGCGAGGGCCTCGAGGCCCTTACCGCCGCCATCGTCAACAAGATCCTGCACGCACCCATCAAGCACCTCAAACGCCACGACCCCCAGTCCGAGAGCTTCGTCATCGACGCCGCCCGCCAGCTCTTCGACCTGGAAGAACCCGAGGACAAAGAAAGCAAGTGA
- the cobA gene encoding uroporphyrinogen-III C-methyltransferase — MNPAGPATPAGIVYLVGAGPGDPGLLTLKGRRCLECADVVFYDYLANPCLLDYAPAAAERILVGKHGDGFKFEQNELNRMLIEHARAGRTVVRLKGGDPFLFGRGGEEAEALAGAAVAFEVVPGISAALAVPAYSGIPLTHRDFASAVTILTGYEYPDKSEPAVHWDVVARRGGTLVFLMTTRQLAANMEKLAAAGMDPATPVAVIRWGTRAEHETIAGTVGTIAALVAERGLQPPALAVVGDVVRLHQRLNWYERKPLFGRRIVVTRPRAQATSFIETLSAAGAEVIPCPTIEIVAPASSQPLDAAIAGVQAFDWLVFTSVNGVEKFFERLRQLERDVRVLHRARLAAVGPQTAQALAERGLRVDVMPEEFRAEGVAEAMQAAGVSGQRVLLPRAAGAREILPVMLRAAGAVVEEVASYDTVRPNLDVTELRRQLTGGAVDLVTFTSSSTVRNFLELLGGDAVALLARAAIGCIGPITADTARELGLHVSIQPSAYTIAAFTRAIIAHFAATPRRSRGPAATTDME; from the coding sequence ATGAATCCCGCCGGCCCAGCCACGCCCGCAGGCATCGTCTACCTCGTCGGCGCCGGCCCGGGTGACCCGGGGTTGCTCACGCTCAAGGGCCGGCGCTGTCTCGAATGTGCCGACGTGGTCTTCTACGACTACCTCGCCAACCCGTGCCTGCTGGACTACGCTCCGGCGGCGGCTGAGCGCATCCTTGTCGGCAAGCACGGCGATGGGTTCAAGTTCGAGCAGAACGAATTGAACCGGATGCTCATCGAGCACGCCCGCGCCGGCCGCACCGTGGTGCGCCTGAAGGGCGGCGATCCGTTCCTGTTCGGGCGCGGCGGCGAAGAAGCCGAGGCGCTGGCGGGCGCCGCTGTCGCATTCGAGGTCGTCCCCGGCATCAGCGCCGCGCTGGCGGTACCGGCCTATTCCGGTATTCCGCTCACTCACCGTGATTTCGCCTCTGCGGTGACGATCCTCACCGGCTACGAATACCCGGACAAGTCCGAGCCCGCCGTGCACTGGGACGTAGTTGCCCGCCGCGGCGGCACGCTGGTCTTCCTGATGACCACGCGCCAGCTGGCGGCCAACATGGAAAAGCTGGCCGCTGCGGGCATGGACCCGGCCACGCCGGTGGCGGTGATCCGCTGGGGCACCCGCGCTGAGCACGAAACCATCGCCGGCACCGTCGGCACCATTGCGGCGCTGGTGGCCGAGCGAGGGCTGCAACCGCCGGCATTGGCCGTCGTCGGTGACGTGGTACGCCTGCACCAGCGCCTCAACTGGTACGAGCGCAAGCCCTTGTTCGGCCGCCGCATCGTGGTCACGCGGCCGCGGGCGCAGGCCACCAGCTTCATCGAAACGCTGAGCGCAGCCGGGGCCGAGGTCATCCCTTGCCCGACCATCGAGATCGTAGCGCCGGCGTCGTCGCAGCCGCTGGACGCCGCCATCGCCGGCGTCCAGGCCTTCGACTGGCTGGTGTTCACCAGCGTCAACGGCGTTGAGAAGTTCTTTGAGCGGCTGCGCCAGCTCGAACGTGATGTACGCGTGTTGCACCGAGCCCGGCTGGCCGCCGTCGGCCCGCAGACAGCGCAGGCACTGGCTGAACGCGGCCTGCGGGTCGATGTCATGCCGGAGGAATTCCGCGCCGAAGGTGTGGCCGAGGCGATGCAGGCCGCCGGCGTTAGCGGCCAGCGCGTCCTCTTGCCGCGCGCCGCCGGCGCCCGCGAGATTCTGCCCGTGATGTTGCGCGCGGCCGGGGCCGTGGTCGAGGAGGTGGCCAGCTACGACACTGTGCGCCCGAACCTCGACGTCACCGAATTGCGGCGGCAGCTCACCGGTGGCGCGGTGGACCTGGTGACCTTCACCAGCTCGAGCACGGTGCGCAACTTCCTCGAGCTGCTGGGCGGCGACGCGGTCGCGCTGCTTGCTCGTGCGGCGATCGGTTGCATCGGCCCCATCACCGCCGATACCGCTCGCGAGCTCGGCTTGCACGTCAGCATCCAACCGTCCGCCTACACCATCGCCGCCTTCACCCGCGCGATCATTGCCCACTTTGCCGCCACGCCGCGGCGCTCACGAGGCCCCGCCGCGACCACCGACATGGAGTGA
- a CDS encoding bifunctional precorrin-2 dehydrogenase/sirohydrochlorin ferrochelatase — protein sequence MRYYPMFLRIEGRPCLVIGGGEVAERKVLSLLKADARVTVISPALTPTLAALADRRQIVHHARRYRPEDLDGAWIAFAATNDEAVHAGIGRDAERAGVPLNVVDRPRLCTFIVPSVIERGELTVAISTGGASPAFARRLREELEQLLGPEYAQALAILRAVRRQLQSEARPQPERQAILTALARSGIVDLLRTQQSAAIDRLLRTTVGDGTSVASLRVNLA from the coding sequence ATGCGGTACTACCCGATGTTCCTGCGCATAGAGGGCCGCCCCTGCTTGGTTATCGGCGGCGGAGAGGTTGCGGAACGTAAAGTATTATCGCTCTTGAAAGCGGACGCGCGGGTCACCGTGATCAGCCCGGCGCTCACCCCGACACTCGCCGCGCTGGCGGATCGCAGGCAGATCGTTCATCACGCCCGGCGCTATCGCCCCGAGGACCTAGACGGCGCGTGGATCGCGTTCGCCGCCACCAACGACGAGGCGGTTCATGCCGGCATCGGTCGCGACGCCGAACGCGCGGGCGTACCGCTCAACGTTGTCGATCGCCCGCGGCTGTGCACATTCATCGTGCCGTCGGTGATTGAACGGGGCGAGCTGACGGTGGCGATTTCAACCGGCGGCGCCAGCCCAGCTTTCGCGCGCCGCCTGCGCGAGGAACTGGAGCAGCTACTCGGCCCCGAATATGCCCAGGCGCTGGCAATCCTACGCGCGGTCCGGCGCCAGCTGCAGTCGGAGGCGCGACCGCAACCGGAACGCCAAGCGATCCTGACCGCTCTGGCGCGCTCGGGGATCGTTGATTTGTTGCGCACACAGCAGTCAGCCGCCATCGATCGGCTCCTGCGTACCACGGTTGGCGACGGCACCTCGGTGGCCAGCCTGAGAGTGAACCTGGCTTGA
- a CDS encoding amidase, which produces MHELLGLTLVELAETLRARKASPVELMEAVLARIGETHADLNAVVAVRDRAALLRDARAAEARILRQDARPLEGIPLGVKDLEDAEGLVTSHGSLPFRDHVAARDSTQVARLRAAGAIVVGKTNAPEFGYTALTKNLVYGVTRSPWNLERTPGGSSGGSAAAMAAGILPLVTASDGGGSIRIPASFTGTFGLKTSFGRVPRGPFVQWEYGDTSVYGPLTKTVEDGALFLDQVVGPSPCDPNSLPHPGVSYLNAVRTPLANPLRIGFSPDLGYAVVQSDVAEAVAECVAVFAQLGHRLEPIAGGPPQLGREWGVTGAFELAARLHDQLPEHEGDFGRSFITAVKIGAQMTPEAWGKAAQLRIQLNQWCAEMFDRFDLLVTPTVPYDPPPARGPFPEQTEGRPQILAGVASFTIPFNLSWHPAATVRAGRSRAGLPIGMQIVGPRHRDDLVLQAARAFERERPWHPQWPTRW; this is translated from the coding sequence ATGCACGAGCTGCTCGGGTTGACCCTGGTGGAATTGGCCGAAACGTTGCGAGCGCGCAAGGCGTCGCCGGTCGAGTTGATGGAGGCGGTACTGGCGCGTATCGGCGAGACCCACGCCGACTTGAACGCGGTGGTGGCCGTGCGCGACCGCGCGGCGTTGCTGCGCGACGCCCGCGCGGCGGAAGCTCGTATCCTGCGCCAAGATGCCCGCCCGTTGGAGGGCATCCCGCTCGGGGTCAAGGATCTCGAAGACGCCGAAGGGCTGGTGACTTCACACGGCTCGCTGCCGTTCCGCGACCACGTGGCCGCGCGCGACTCGACGCAAGTGGCGCGGCTGCGGGCGGCGGGGGCAATCGTCGTGGGCAAGACCAACGCACCCGAGTTCGGTTACACCGCGCTGACCAAGAATCTGGTCTACGGCGTGACCCGCTCGCCGTGGAACCTGGAGCGGACACCCGGCGGCTCCAGCGGCGGCTCGGCTGCGGCCATGGCCGCCGGCATCCTCCCCCTAGTCACGGCTAGTGATGGCGGTGGTTCGATTCGCATCCCCGCCAGCTTCACCGGCACCTTCGGTCTGAAAACCTCTTTCGGCCGCGTGCCGCGCGGCCCGTTCGTGCAGTGGGAATACGGCGACACCTCGGTCTACGGCCCGCTGACCAAGACCGTCGAGGATGGCGCGCTGTTCCTCGATCAGGTGGTGGGGCCGTCGCCGTGTGATCCCAACAGCTTGCCGCATCCGGGCGTTTCCTATCTGAACGCGGTCCGCACACCGCTAGCGAACCCGTTGCGCATCGGCTTTTCGCCGGATCTGGGCTATGCCGTGGTGCAATCCGACGTGGCGGAAGCGGTGGCGGAGTGCGTTGCGGTGTTCGCGCAACTCGGCCACCGCCTCGAACCGATAGCCGGAGGTCCGCCGCAGCTGGGGCGGGAGTGGGGTGTGACCGGGGCATTCGAGCTGGCCGCACGACTGCACGACCAGTTGCCGGAGCACGAGGGCGATTTCGGGCGCAGCTTCATCACCGCCGTCAAGATCGGCGCGCAGATGACCCCCGAGGCCTGGGGCAAAGCGGCGCAACTGCGCATTCAACTCAATCAATGGTGCGCCGAGATGTTCGACCGCTTCGACCTGCTGGTAACGCCGACCGTGCCCTACGACCCTCCGCCGGCGCGCGGCCCGTTTCCCGAGCAGACCGAGGGGCGGCCGCAGATCCTTGCCGGCGTCGCCTCGTTCACCATCCCCTTCAACCTCTCCTGGCACCCAGCCGCGACCGTGCGCGCCGGCCGGTCACGGGCCGGTCTGCCGATCGGAATGCAAATAGTCGGGCCGCGCCACCGCGATGATCTCGTGCTGCAAGCCGCCCGCGCCTTCGAGCGCGAACGCCCGTGGCACCCGCAGTGGCCGACGCGGTGGTGA
- the hemC gene encoding hydroxymethylbilane synthase — MTTTIRIGTRGSALALAQARWTQQQLQRLLPGRPAELVIITTSGDRFVDRPLSAIGGKGLFVKEIEEALAAGRIDCAVHSMKDLPAELAPGLALAAVPERVDPRDVLLCRGGHNLAALPAGARLGTSSLRRMALVHALRPGLDLLPLRGNVDTRLRKLDAGELDAIIIAAAGLHRLGLTRPAAQPLDPAEFLPAIGQGALAIETRCDDVALVSALEHAPTRITTAAERAFLIRVGGSCRTPLAAHATLAGARLELRALIASPDGRQVIRGQRSGAATEAAALGGALAEELLGRGGEAILRALTAW; from the coding sequence GTGACCACCACGATTCGGATCGGCACCCGCGGCAGTGCTCTGGCGCTGGCGCAAGCCCGTTGGACTCAGCAACAACTGCAACGCCTCCTGCCCGGCCGGCCGGCTGAGTTGGTGATCATCACTACCTCGGGCGACCGCTTCGTCGATCGCCCGCTCTCGGCCATCGGCGGCAAGGGTCTGTTCGTCAAGGAAATCGAAGAGGCACTGGCCGCCGGCCGCATCGACTGCGCGGTCCACTCGATGAAGGACTTGCCCGCCGAGCTGGCGCCGGGCTTGGCACTGGCCGCCGTGCCCGAACGCGTCGATCCGCGCGATGTCTTGCTCTGCCGTGGCGGCCACAACCTGGCGGCACTGCCCGCCGGCGCGCGGCTTGGCACCAGCAGCTTACGCCGGATGGCGCTGGTGCACGCGCTCCGCCCGGGGCTCGATCTGCTGCCGCTGCGCGGCAACGTCGATACCCGGTTACGAAAGCTGGACGCCGGCGAGCTCGACGCCATCATCATTGCCGCCGCCGGCTTGCACCGGCTCGGCCTCACGCGCCCGGCGGCCCAACCGCTCGACCCCGCCGAGTTCCTCCCCGCCATCGGCCAAGGGGCGCTGGCGATTGAAACCCGCTGTGATGACGTGGCGTTGGTTTCCGCCCTCGAGCACGCGCCCACACGTATCACCACCGCGGCCGAGCGCGCCTTCTTGATTCGCGTCGGCGGCAGCTGCCGCACGCCGCTGGCCGCCCACGCCACGCTCGCCGGCGCGCGGTTGGAGTTGCGCGCCTTGATCGCCAGCCCCGATGGCCGGCAAGTCATTCGCGGCCAGCGCAGCGGCGCCGCCACGGAGGCCGCCGCGCTCGGCGGTGCCCTCGCCGAAGAGCTGCTCGGCCGCGGCGGTGAAGCCATCTTGCGCGCACTGACCGCCTGGTGA